A single genomic interval of Fimbriimonadaceae bacterium harbors:
- a CDS encoding ankyrin repeat domain-containing protein → MRLLSWLLFLAGIVGFTAPFDRPASANVGVERALPLLQASARTWTERSSCTSCHHQSLGSLAIAVARERGFKVDNGEAMHQIQAVIENRSDAILRMYVGGGSINGQLTFSYALLGLGAEATPKEEMTDAMVHFLRILQASDGGWASYSHRQPLEDARESATALALRALQLYGEASDADRLKRAAKWLEACKPEHQEGRAMRLLGLVWAKAGPRPMRSALDAVARAQGKDGGWSQLPGLPSDSYATGQAVVALRMAGVGRTDRRIRRAITFLQNTQQADGSWRVATRRKTEGLPYFETGFPHGEDQFISFAGSAWATMALALDGADVMPPALVRSSVPEGAVREHRFADSPRLNALFVAIAHGTTADVEAALNAGADPKAKNLAGNRPLEWAVFDTEKSALLLSRGADPQEALHAAAHYGTLEVLRRLVDAGADVREPDSDGLSVLVHAALSLDIKKLEFLLGRGAKADVDGDVPPLAAATWAGNIEGAKRLLAAGADPSFPLTDAVVDLNEPIVRLLLSHKANPNSVDESGRTPLHYAAMMFAGHDRYGAQLLRAGADPSVRDPDGLTALELARKHKNKPMIELLEKNRRALRSGSQARGVG, encoded by the coding sequence ATGCGTCTCCTCTCGTGGTTGCTCTTTCTGGCCGGCATTGTGGGCTTCACAGCGCCATTTGACCGCCCTGCCTCCGCCAACGTCGGAGTGGAGCGGGCGCTCCCGTTGTTGCAGGCGAGCGCTCGAACCTGGACCGAGCGATCGTCTTGCACGTCGTGCCACCACCAGTCGTTGGGTTCCCTGGCGATCGCGGTCGCCCGTGAGCGCGGATTCAAGGTCGATAACGGGGAAGCGATGCACCAGATCCAGGCGGTGATCGAGAATCGTTCCGATGCGATCCTCCGCATGTACGTGGGCGGAGGCTCGATCAATGGCCAACTCACCTTCTCCTACGCTTTGCTTGGGCTCGGAGCCGAGGCAACGCCCAAGGAGGAGATGACTGACGCGATGGTGCACTTCCTGAGAATCCTGCAGGCTTCCGACGGCGGGTGGGCCTCCTACAGCCACAGGCAGCCCCTCGAGGACGCTCGCGAATCAGCCACCGCCCTGGCGTTGCGGGCTCTCCAACTGTACGGCGAAGCCTCTGACGCCGACCGCCTGAAGAGGGCCGCCAAGTGGCTGGAGGCCTGTAAGCCCGAACATCAGGAGGGGCGCGCCATGCGGCTCCTCGGTCTGGTTTGGGCCAAGGCGGGACCTCGGCCGATGCGTTCCGCGCTCGATGCCGTTGCGAGAGCCCAAGGCAAGGACGGCGGGTGGTCCCAACTCCCGGGCCTGCCGAGCGACTCCTACGCGACAGGCCAGGCCGTGGTCGCCCTCCGCATGGCCGGCGTGGGGCGCACCGATCGCCGGATTCGACGAGCGATCACCTTCCTGCAAAACACGCAACAAGCAGACGGTTCATGGCGAGTGGCCACCAGACGCAAGACCGAAGGGCTGCCTTACTTCGAAACCGGTTTCCCCCATGGCGAGGACCAGTTCATCTCCTTTGCGGGAAGCGCCTGGGCTACCATGGCCCTTGCGCTTGACGGCGCCGATGTGATGCCTCCCGCCCTCGTGCGATCATCGGTGCCGGAAGGCGCTGTGCGCGAACATCGATTTGCTGACAGCCCGCGTCTGAATGCCCTGTTCGTGGCCATCGCACACGGCACGACCGCGGATGTCGAAGCGGCCCTCAACGCCGGCGCGGACCCCAAGGCGAAAAATCTCGCCGGCAATAGGCCGCTGGAGTGGGCTGTGTTCGACACCGAGAAAAGTGCGCTGCTCCTGAGTCGGGGTGCAGACCCGCAGGAGGCCCTTCACGCTGCGGCGCACTACGGAACACTCGAAGTCCTGCGACGGCTCGTCGATGCGGGAGCCGATGTGCGTGAGCCCGACTCCGACGGACTATCCGTGCTGGTCCACGCGGCGCTATCGCTCGATATCAAGAAGCTCGAGTTCCTCCTCGGGCGGGGCGCAAAAGCGGATGTCGATGGGGATGTGCCGCCTCTTGCGGCTGCAACTTGGGCCGGCAACATCGAAGGGGCTAAGCGTCTCTTGGCCGCTGGCGCCGATCCGAGCTTTCCCCTTACCGACGCCGTGGTCGATCTGAACGAGCCCATCGTGCGATTGCTGCTGTCCCACAAGGCGAATCCCAATAGCGTCGACGAGTCGGGCAGGACCCCGCTCCACTATGCGGCAATGATGTTCGCTGGTCACGATCGCTACGGCGCGCAGTTGCTTCGGGCCGGGGCCGATCCTAGCGTTCGGGACCCGGATGGCCTCACTGCTTTGGAGCTTGCGCGCAAGCACAAGAACAAGCCCATGATCGAGTTGCTCGAGAAGAATCGGCGCGCTCTGCGATCTGGGTCTCAAGCGCGAGGCGTTGGATGA